In one Pygocentrus nattereri isolate fPygNat1 chromosome 21, fPygNat1.pri, whole genome shotgun sequence genomic region, the following are encoded:
- the vgll4b gene encoding transcription cofactor vestigial-like protein 4b isoform X2 — METPLDVLSRAASLVHEDDEKREAALRGEPRMQPMSMPSAVSNHRTGPPPISPSKRKHSGDQADDDLDCSNEHVAKMSRLFAAQLGKPANGDYRKDPRDRSRSPIERAVAPTMSLHGGHLYAHMPSLAMDQPLALTKNSMDAARTVTISPTVSPVERQQNRPSVITCAPANNRNCNLSHCTVSHNGCSPNLPSNYRRPSNTNTACDPVIEEHFRRSLGKNYKEPEPVTNSVSITGSVDDHFAKALGETWLQIKAKGSSSGSPDSSPNSHMVNHNHSPSLVS, encoded by the exons GTGAGGCTGCTCTGAGAGGTGAACCCAGAATGCAGCCCATGTCCATGCCGTCTGCAGTCAGCAACCACAGGACGGGTCCTCCTCCCATCAGCCCCAGCAAGAGGAAACACAGCGGGGACCAAGCCGACGACGACCTCGACTGTAGCAACGAGCATGTGGCCAAGATGAGCCGGCTGTTTGCTGCACAGTT AGGCAAGCCTGCCAACGGGGACTACCGCAAGGACCCTCGGGATCGCAGCCGTAGCCCCATCGAGCGCGCTGTGGCCCCCACCATGAGCCTCCACGGCGGCCACCTCTACGCCCACATGCCCAGCCTGGCCATGGACCAGCCCCTCGCACTGACCAAAAACAGCATGGATGCTGCTCGTACTGTCACCATCTCGCCTACTGTCAGTCCTGTCGAGCGCCAGCAG AATCGGCCTTCTGTGATCACCTGTGCACCGGCCAACAACCGCAACTGTAACCTCTCGCACTGCACTGTGTCTCACAACGGCTGCTCGCCCAACTTACCTTCGAACTACAGGAGACCCTCCAACA CTAACACAGCCTGCGACCCTGTGATCGAGGAGCACTTCCGCCGCAGCTTGGGGAAGAACTACAAGGAGCCAGAGCCGGTTACAAACTCCGTGTCCATCACAGGCTCGGTGGACGACCACTTCGCCAAGGCGCTAGGAGAGACCTGGCTGCAGATCAAGGCCAAGGGCAGCTCCTCTGGAAGCCCCGATTCGTCCCCCAACAGCCACATGGTCAACCACAATCACTCCCCCTCCCTCGTTTCTTGA
- the vgll4b gene encoding transcription cofactor vestigial-like protein 4b isoform X1, with translation MLLTKMDLLNYQYLDKMNNNIGILCYDGEAALRGEPRMQPMSMPSAVSNHRTGPPPISPSKRKHSGDQADDDLDCSNEHVAKMSRLFAAQLGKPANGDYRKDPRDRSRSPIERAVAPTMSLHGGHLYAHMPSLAMDQPLALTKNSMDAARTVTISPTVSPVERQQNRPSVITCAPANNRNCNLSHCTVSHNGCSPNLPSNYRRPSNTNTACDPVIEEHFRRSLGKNYKEPEPVTNSVSITGSVDDHFAKALGETWLQIKAKGSSSGSPDSSPNSHMVNHNHSPSLVS, from the exons GTGAGGCTGCTCTGAGAGGTGAACCCAGAATGCAGCCCATGTCCATGCCGTCTGCAGTCAGCAACCACAGGACGGGTCCTCCTCCCATCAGCCCCAGCAAGAGGAAACACAGCGGGGACCAAGCCGACGACGACCTCGACTGTAGCAACGAGCATGTGGCCAAGATGAGCCGGCTGTTTGCTGCACAGTT AGGCAAGCCTGCCAACGGGGACTACCGCAAGGACCCTCGGGATCGCAGCCGTAGCCCCATCGAGCGCGCTGTGGCCCCCACCATGAGCCTCCACGGCGGCCACCTCTACGCCCACATGCCCAGCCTGGCCATGGACCAGCCCCTCGCACTGACCAAAAACAGCATGGATGCTGCTCGTACTGTCACCATCTCGCCTACTGTCAGTCCTGTCGAGCGCCAGCAG AATCGGCCTTCTGTGATCACCTGTGCACCGGCCAACAACCGCAACTGTAACCTCTCGCACTGCACTGTGTCTCACAACGGCTGCTCGCCCAACTTACCTTCGAACTACAGGAGACCCTCCAACA CTAACACAGCCTGCGACCCTGTGATCGAGGAGCACTTCCGCCGCAGCTTGGGGAAGAACTACAAGGAGCCAGAGCCGGTTACAAACTCCGTGTCCATCACAGGCTCGGTGGACGACCACTTCGCCAAGGCGCTAGGAGAGACCTGGCTGCAGATCAAGGCCAAGGGCAGCTCCTCTGGAAGCCCCGATTCGTCCCCCAACAGCCACATGGTCAACCACAATCACTCCCCCTCCCTCGTTTCTTGA